The window GAACGGCGAGGTTTCGCTAACGGTCGAACGCGACTTCTACGACGGCGAGGAGGCGACCGCCGAGGAGGTCGTCGCCAGCCTCTCGCGGGCCGCCGTCGCCAACCTCGTCGGCTACGAATCGGTCGACGTGGCCGTCGAACACGGCTTCGTCGAGGAGACGAACGTCCTCGAGTTCGAGGGGACGG of the Natronomonas halophila genome contains:
- a CDS encoding DUF424 domain-containing protein, coding for MLLCERETQEGTLVSVCDADVLGETFENGEVSLTVERDFYDGEEATAEEVVASLSRAAVANLVGYESVDVAVEHGFVEETNVLEFEGTVHAQYLRL